A region of Granulicella sibirica DNA encodes the following proteins:
- a CDS encoding FAD-dependent oxidoreductase yields METVCVIGGGPAGIMLGYLLARAGIDVTVLEKHTDFFRDFRGDTIHPSTLELLHELGLLERFLKVPHSQVSRMSAIIGERKMAMADFSHLPTTAKYIALMPQWDFLSFLAKEAERYPQFKLKMGWEATGLIMRDGLTTGVQVKTPDGPIELAATLTVGCDGRHATSRVAAHLPLIEDGVPIDVLWFHIARQSSDPENALGYMRFGRFVILINRNDYFQVGYLIAKGSYRAIQQDGLERFHQSLERIVPFLAGRAGELDNWDKIKLLTIQVNHLERWSSPGLLCIGDAAHAMSPVGGIGINLALQDAVATANMLTDALRTDSLTEHDLARVQHYRERAIRNTQRVQMLAHRVLDRVLRSNGPSGPPLILRILTRVPGFQGLVGRFVGMGLQPQHIRATNDFLKGPV; encoded by the coding sequence GTGGAAACGGTCTGCGTCATCGGCGGCGGCCCTGCGGGGATCATGCTCGGGTACCTGCTTGCGCGCGCCGGCATCGACGTCACCGTGCTCGAAAAGCACACCGACTTCTTCCGCGACTTTCGCGGCGACACCATCCACCCCTCGACGCTCGAACTGCTGCACGAGCTTGGTTTGCTGGAGCGCTTTCTGAAGGTCCCGCATTCGCAGGTCAGCCGGATGTCCGCGATCATCGGCGAACGGAAGATGGCGATGGCGGACTTCTCGCATCTGCCGACCACGGCGAAGTACATTGCGCTGATGCCGCAGTGGGACTTCCTTTCCTTTCTAGCCAAAGAGGCTGAACGCTATCCACAGTTCAAGCTGAAGATGGGCTGGGAGGCGACCGGGTTGATCATGCGCGACGGCCTCACGACCGGCGTCCAGGTGAAGACGCCGGATGGGCCGATCGAGCTCGCGGCAACCCTTACCGTGGGGTGCGACGGGCGACACGCCACCTCGCGCGTCGCGGCACATCTCCCGCTCATCGAGGATGGTGTGCCCATCGACGTTCTCTGGTTCCACATCGCGCGGCAGTCGTCCGATCCCGAGAACGCTCTCGGCTACATGCGGTTTGGGCGGTTCGTCATCCTCATCAATCGCAACGACTACTTCCAGGTCGGCTACCTCATCGCCAAGGGGAGCTATCGCGCGATCCAGCAGGATGGGCTTGAGCGCTTTCACCAGAGTCTCGAACGCATTGTGCCGTTCCTCGCGGGACGCGCCGGAGAATTGGATAACTGGGACAAGATCAAGCTGCTGACGATCCAGGTGAACCACCTCGAACGCTGGTCGTCGCCGGGGCTTCTGTGCATCGGCGACGCGGCGCATGCGATGTCACCGGTGGGAGGCATCGGGATCAATCTCGCGCTGCAGGATGCGGTCGCGACGGCCAATATGCTCACCGACGCCCTGCGGACCGATTCGCTCACCGAGCACGATCTGGCGCGGGTCCAGCACTACCGCGAGCGAGCCATCCGCAATACGCAGAGGGTGCAGATGCTCGCGCATCGCGTGCTCGATCGCGTGCTGCGGAGCAACGGGCCAAGCGGGCCTCCGCTGATCCTGCGCATCCTGACGCGTGTGCCTGGCTTTCAGGGGCTTGTCGGAAGGTTTGTCGGGATGGGATTGCAGCCGCAACATATCCGCGCGACGAATGACTTCCTCAAGGGGCCGGTCTAG
- a CDS encoding gluconokinase, producing the protein MIVVMMGVQGSGKSTIGTLLAKKMDAAFADGDDYHSAANKQKMASGQPLTDEDRQPWLETLNGVLKGWFGGAGKGVLACSALKESYRKTLAAGMPEGSVKFVILEGSKELFAERLAHRHHEFMNPKLLDSQFATLENPKDAIHAVNDRTPDEVVDGILGQLQTS; encoded by the coding sequence ATGATCGTTGTGATGATGGGCGTGCAGGGTTCGGGAAAGTCGACGATCGGGACGTTGCTCGCCAAGAAGATGGACGCCGCGTTCGCGGACGGGGACGACTACCACTCGGCTGCCAACAAGCAGAAGATGGCCTCGGGACAGCCCCTGACGGACGAAGATCGACAGCCCTGGCTCGAAACGCTGAACGGAGTGCTGAAGGGCTGGTTTGGTGGCGCGGGCAAGGGTGTGCTGGCTTGCTCGGCTCTCAAGGAAAGCTATCGCAAGACGCTTGCCGCGGGCATGCCGGAGGGGTCGGTGAAGTTCGTCATCCTCGAGGGTTCAAAGGAGCTGTTCGCGGAGAGGCTGGCGCACCGGCACCACGAGTTCATGAACCCGAAGCTGCTCGATAGCCAGTTCGCGACGCTTGAGAACCCCAAGGACGCGATCCACGCGGTAAACGACAGGACGCCGGATGAGGTGGTGGACGGCATCCTCGGGCAACTGCAAACGAGTTAA
- the larC gene encoding nickel pincer cofactor biosynthesis protein LarC: MRIAYLDCFAGISGDMFLGALLEAGVAPKVLHDATSAMKLGASLKIETVDRSGISCTKVHVLEGEKLAEAVSGLPEQAHREPHQHQPKTQHLHKGGHAHTHDHPVSTTFSDDSHNHVHTHEHAHGRSLGVITRLIQESGLHAEVKATASAIFSLLGSSEAKIHNVPVEEIHFHEVGAVDAIVDIVCAAAGIHALGVGKWFASPVNVGGGMVDCAHGRFPVPAPATADLLRGLPTYSAHIQKELVTPTGAAILRYLNPTFGPQPPMRVGSIGYGAGTRNPEGFPNVLRLSVGEQEEGAKQTDQVTVLETAIDDLSPQILAYVTEAALAQGALDVMTTAVQMKKGRMGTLITILADEAHAPALERLLLRETSTLGVRIRQDRRSCLDRAHTSVTTAYGDIRIKVGSRDGEEFNAAPEFEDCRATAARHNVPVKQVMQAATAAYLNSKA; this comes from the coding sequence ATGCGAATCGCTTACCTCGATTGCTTCGCCGGTATCTCTGGCGACATGTTTCTCGGAGCCCTCCTCGAAGCCGGTGTGGCCCCCAAGGTCCTGCACGATGCGACCTCCGCCATGAAGCTTGGCGCCTCGCTGAAGATCGAGACCGTCGACCGCAGCGGCATCTCCTGCACCAAGGTTCACGTGCTCGAAGGCGAAAAGCTTGCCGAGGCTGTCAGCGGGCTCCCGGAACAAGCCCATCGCGAGCCGCATCAGCACCAGCCGAAGACCCAGCATCTGCATAAGGGTGGCCACGCCCATACGCATGACCATCCTGTTTCCACCACTTTCTCAGACGATTCCCACAACCATGTCCACACTCACGAGCATGCCCACGGACGCTCTCTCGGGGTGATCACAAGGCTCATACAGGAGAGCGGCTTGCACGCCGAAGTGAAGGCGACGGCTTCAGCAATCTTTTCGTTACTCGGGAGTTCGGAGGCCAAAATCCACAACGTACCCGTTGAGGAAATCCATTTCCACGAGGTCGGCGCGGTGGATGCCATCGTCGACATCGTCTGCGCCGCCGCCGGTATCCACGCGCTCGGGGTAGGGAAGTGGTTTGCTTCGCCGGTGAACGTCGGCGGAGGAATGGTCGACTGCGCTCACGGACGCTTCCCCGTTCCCGCGCCCGCGACCGCAGACCTCCTGCGCGGCCTGCCGACCTACTCGGCCCATATCCAGAAGGAACTCGTCACGCCCACCGGCGCGGCCATCCTGCGCTACCTCAACCCCACGTTCGGACCACAGCCGCCTATGCGCGTGGGCTCGATCGGGTATGGCGCCGGCACACGCAATCCCGAAGGCTTTCCCAACGTTCTTCGGCTTTCCGTCGGCGAGCAGGAGGAAGGGGCCAAGCAGACCGATCAGGTCACGGTGCTCGAGACCGCCATCGACGATCTCTCACCCCAGATCCTCGCCTATGTCACCGAAGCGGCGCTCGCCCAGGGTGCGCTCGACGTCATGACAACCGCCGTCCAGATGAAGAAGGGCCGCATGGGCACCCTCATCACCATCCTCGCCGACGAGGCTCACGCTCCCGCGCTCGAACGCCTCCTTCTGCGCGAGACCAGCACTCTCGGCGTCCGTATCCGGCAGGATCGCCGCTCGTGCCTCGACCGCGCCCACACGAGTGTGACCACGGCTTACGGCGACATCCGCATCAAGGTCGGCTCGCGTGACGGCGAGGAGTTCAACGCCGCGCCCGAGTTCGAGGATTGCCGCGCCACCGCCGCCCGCCACAACGTGCCCGTGAAGCAGGTCATGCAGGCTGCAACCGCCGCGTACCTCAACAGCAAGGCCTGA
- a CDS encoding lactate racemase domain-containing protein gives MSLFFSAGSATTELSAAEVKAGLFSALQQLGDRKRVLAVPPDFTRMHSQSGVLTEYAWEYFGDRLVDVLPALGTHKPMTDVEIATMFGATPRGLFRVHDWRNDIVTLGEVPGEFMHEVSEGKLDYTWPAQVNKLLRDGGHDLILSIGQVVPHEVVGMANGSKNIFVGTGGVMGIHRSHFLGAVYGMERMMGRADTPVRRVLNYASEHFTGGLPQIVYVQTVVNKNAEGKLVIRGMYIGDDNECFELAAKLSLECNFLMMDREIKKAVVFLDPHEFRSTWLGNKSVYRTRMALADDAELIVLALGVHEFGEDAAIDALIRKYGYCGTPATLAAVKEDPALAGNLSAAAHLIHGSSEGRFTIRYCPGHLTREEIEAAHFEYGDLAEYSAKYDVTKLVDGWNMVDGEEIFFISNPGLGLWAYRGRFLD, from the coding sequence ATGAGTCTGTTTTTCAGCGCCGGTTCGGCGACGACGGAGTTATCTGCCGCCGAGGTGAAGGCAGGGCTGTTCAGCGCGCTGCAGCAGCTTGGCGATCGCAAACGCGTGCTTGCAGTTCCTCCGGACTTTACCCGGATGCACTCGCAGAGCGGCGTCCTGACGGAGTATGCGTGGGAGTACTTCGGCGACAGGCTCGTCGACGTGCTGCCCGCGCTCGGCACGCATAAGCCGATGACGGATGTCGAGATCGCCACAATGTTCGGGGCTACTCCGCGCGGGCTGTTTCGCGTGCATGACTGGCGCAACGACATCGTGACGCTGGGCGAGGTGCCGGGCGAGTTCATGCACGAGGTGAGCGAGGGCAAGCTCGACTACACGTGGCCGGCGCAGGTGAACAAGCTTCTGCGGGATGGCGGGCATGATCTCATCCTGTCGATCGGGCAGGTCGTTCCGCACGAAGTCGTCGGTATGGCGAACGGGTCGAAGAACATCTTCGTCGGGACGGGCGGCGTGATGGGAATTCATCGCTCGCACTTCCTTGGCGCCGTGTACGGCATGGAGCGGATGATGGGCCGCGCGGATACCCCGGTGCGGCGTGTGCTGAACTATGCCAGCGAACACTTCACGGGTGGATTGCCGCAGATTGTCTATGTGCAGACTGTCGTGAACAAGAACGCCGAGGGCAAGCTCGTCATTCGCGGGATGTATATCGGGGACGACAACGAGTGCTTCGAGCTTGCCGCGAAGCTGAGCCTCGAATGCAACTTCCTCATGATGGATCGCGAGATCAAGAAGGCGGTCGTCTTTCTCGATCCGCACGAGTTCCGCTCGACGTGGCTCGGCAACAAGAGCGTCTACCGGACGCGGATGGCGTTGGCGGATGACGCGGAGTTGATCGTGCTTGCGCTGGGGGTGCATGAGTTTGGCGAGGATGCGGCGATCGATGCGCTGATCCGCAAGTACGGCTACTGCGGCACGCCGGCGACGCTTGCCGCGGTTAAGGAAGATCCGGCACTCGCGGGGAACCTGAGCGCGGCGGCGCACCTGATTCACGGGTCGAGCGAGGGGCGGTTCACCATCCGCTACTGTCCGGGTCACCTGACGCGCGAGGAGATCGAAGCGGCGCACTTCGAGTACGGCGACCTGGCCGAATATTCCGCGAAATATGACGTAACCAAGCTCGTGGACGGGTGGAACATGGTCGACGGCGAGGAGATCTTCTTCATCTCGAACCCGGGTCTTGGGCTGTGGGCCTACCGGGGACGGTTTCTTGACTAG
- the larE gene encoding ATP-dependent sacrificial sulfur transferase LarE → MHPDVALAAKSVHLHETLLGLGSVLVAYSGGTDSAFLAYAAHRALGPKMLAVIADSASLPRAELAAALAFTAEHGIPTQILQTDELSREDYARNDSQRCFHCKDTLFAAMEIERARLGFAHLAYGMNLDDKGEFRPGQKAAAMHHAVAPLVTAELTKPEIRDLARATGLSLADKPASACLSSRIEYGRPVTRENLAQVEQAEAALHAMGFPQVRVRHHGDLARVEIARTDLARVLSLDTLDRITAVLKPLGFTYVTLDTQGYRSGSMNDILTTIAPARA, encoded by the coding sequence ATGCATCCCGACGTAGCCCTCGCGGCGAAATCCGTCCACCTCCACGAGACCCTGCTCGGCCTCGGCTCGGTCCTCGTCGCATATTCCGGCGGAACGGACTCTGCTTTCCTGGCGTACGCCGCGCATCGTGCGCTCGGGCCGAAGATGCTTGCCGTCATCGCCGACTCTGCCTCTCTTCCCCGCGCGGAACTTGCCGCCGCCCTCGCCTTCACCGCCGAGCATGGCATCCCCACGCAGATCCTCCAGACCGACGAGCTTTCGCGCGAGGACTACGCCCGCAACGACAGCCAGCGCTGCTTTCACTGCAAGGACACCCTCTTCGCCGCCATGGAGATCGAGCGCGCCCGCCTCGGCTTCGCGCACCTCGCCTATGGCATGAACCTCGACGACAAGGGCGAGTTCCGCCCCGGCCAGAAGGCCGCCGCAATGCATCACGCCGTCGCCCCGCTCGTGACGGCAGAGTTGACCAAGCCCGAGATCCGCGACCTCGCCCGCGCCACCGGCCTTTCACTCGCCGACAAGCCCGCAAGCGCATGCCTCTCCTCGCGCATCGAGTACGGCCGCCCAGTCACACGCGAGAACCTCGCCCAGGTCGAACAGGCCGAGGCCGCTCTGCACGCCATGGGCTTCCCGCAGGTACGCGTCCGCCACCACGGCGACCTCGCCCGCGTCGAGATCGCCCGCACCGACCTCGCCCGCGTCCTCTCGCTCGACACCCTCGACCGCATCACCGCCGTGCTCAAGCCGCTGGGCTTCACCTACGTCACGCTCGATACGCAGGGCTATCGCTCCGGCTCCATGAACGACATCCTCACCACCATCGCCCCCGCCCGCGCCTAG
- the larB gene encoding nickel pincer cofactor biosynthesis protein LarB, with protein MTPTSILDLLADVQRGDVTPEQASARLASLPFEDIGHARIDHHRALRTGLPEVIYAAGKTPQQVAEIFSRMAAAGSDVLATRADADAASAVLSLHPDAAYDPQARTITLRQTTPPEPRGHVAVLCAGTSDLPVAEEAAITAELFNARVTRLYDVGVAGLHRLLAVRDQLASAHVVIVCAGMEGALPSVVGGLVGVPVIAVPTSVGYGASFAGAAALLGMLNSCSPNVSVVNIDNGFGAAYTATLIARASHRDPA; from the coding sequence ATGACGCCTACCTCTATCCTCGATCTTCTCGCCGACGTCCAGCGCGGCGACGTCACCCCGGAGCAGGCGTCCGCGCGCCTCGCAAGCCTGCCCTTCGAAGATATCGGCCACGCCCGCATCGACCACCACCGCGCCCTCCGCACCGGCCTTCCGGAGGTCATCTACGCGGCTGGAAAGACCCCGCAACAGGTCGCCGAGATCTTCTCCCGCATGGCCGCCGCTGGGTCGGATGTCCTCGCCACCCGAGCCGATGCGGATGCCGCCTCCGCTGTCCTCTCGCTGCATCCGGACGCCGCCTACGATCCCCAGGCCCGCACCATCACCCTGCGCCAGACCACGCCGCCCGAGCCGCGCGGCCACGTCGCCGTCCTCTGCGCCGGAACGAGCGACCTTCCTGTTGCCGAAGAAGCCGCCATTACCGCCGAACTCTTCAACGCCCGGGTCACGCGCCTGTATGACGTCGGTGTCGCCGGCCTCCATCGGTTGTTAGCCGTTCGAGATCAGCTCGCCTCCGCGCACGTCGTCATCGTGTGTGCCGGAATGGAAGGCGCGCTACCCTCGGTCGTGGGAGGCCTGGTCGGCGTTCCGGTCATCGCCGTCCCCACGTCGGTCGGTTACGGGGCATCCTTCGCCGGGGCCGCCGCGCTGCTCGGCATGTTGAACTCCTGCTCGCCCAATGTGTCTGTCGTCAACATCGACAACGGCTTTGGTGCGGCCTACACCGCCACCCTCATCGCCCGCGCCTCACATCGCGATCCCGCGTAG
- a CDS encoding SDR family NAD(P)-dependent oxidoreductase: MGSSLFDLNGKVAVVVGGTSGIGLAMALGLADAGADVVATSRRQEQVDEAAAAIEAKGRRALRLTSDVGDRASLEALLEGTLKEFKQVDILINCAGKIKRAPTVDFPEDLWDDIMDTNVTGTLRACQIFGRHMLERGYGRIINIASLNTFVSLKEVTAYACSKAAVGALTKSLAVEWSAKGVTVNAIAPGVFRTALNAELLDKSERGKELRMRTPMGRFGKTDELVGSAIYLASDASAFVTGEILVVDGGFLASGVNQ, translated from the coding sequence ATGGGAAGTTCGTTGTTCGATTTGAACGGTAAGGTTGCGGTGGTGGTTGGTGGAACGTCAGGCATCGGGCTCGCGATGGCGCTTGGGCTCGCGGATGCGGGCGCGGATGTGGTCGCGACCTCGAGGCGGCAGGAACAGGTCGATGAAGCCGCCGCGGCCATCGAGGCGAAGGGGCGCAGGGCACTGCGTTTGACCTCCGATGTGGGCGACAGGGCTTCGCTGGAGGCTCTGCTCGAAGGCACGCTCAAGGAGTTCAAGCAGGTCGATATCCTGATCAACTGCGCGGGCAAGATCAAGCGTGCGCCGACCGTCGACTTTCCCGAGGACCTCTGGGACGACATCATGGACACGAACGTCACGGGTACGCTGCGCGCATGCCAGATCTTCGGACGTCACATGCTCGAGCGCGGCTATGGACGCATCATCAATATCGCTTCGCTGAATACCTTCGTGAGCCTCAAAGAGGTTACCGCGTATGCCTGCTCGAAGGCGGCGGTTGGCGCGCTGACAAAGTCGCTCGCGGTGGAGTGGAGTGCGAAGGGCGTGACTGTGAATGCGATTGCGCCGGGTGTGTTCCGGACGGCGTTGAACGCGGAGCTTCTCGATAAGAGCGAACGCGGCAAGGAGCTTCGCATGCGTACGCCGATGGGGCGGTTTGGTAAGACGGACGAGTTAGTCGGCTCGGCGATCTATCTTGCAAGCGATGCTTCGGCTTTTGTTACGGGCGAGATACTTGTTGTCGATGGCGGGTTCCTGGCTAGCGGCGTGAATCAGTAA
- a CDS encoding aldo/keto reductase → MERRDFLKTATAAGVAAAAAGSSLPAAAETPAVTRPQSPDMIYRQLGTTGETVSAIGMGGFHIGQQPDPAESIKLIRTAIDGGITFMDNCWDYNDGISEVRMGQALRDGYRSKVFLMTKMDGRTKSEYNKQLEQSMGRLQTDVIDLVQFHEIIRMEDPDRVFASGGALEAAMAAKQAGKIRYIGFTGHKDPAVHLRMFETAQKHGFKFDTVQMPVNVMDAHFRSFTHEVMPVALKQGTGVLAMKTFGDKILLQSNTFQPMEALHYGLSQPVSVVITGIDRMEILEQALTAAKTFKPMSQTEMASLLVRTKDAASEGKYELFKTTPHFDGTAANPKWLG, encoded by the coding sequence ATGGAACGCAGAGACTTTCTCAAGACAGCCACCGCCGCCGGAGTTGCCGCGGCCGCCGCTGGATCCAGCCTTCCCGCCGCCGCAGAAACTCCCGCCGTCACACGCCCACAGTCGCCCGACATGATCTACCGCCAGCTCGGCACCACCGGCGAGACCGTCTCCGCCATCGGCATGGGAGGCTTCCACATCGGGCAGCAGCCCGACCCCGCCGAGAGCATCAAGCTCATCCGCACCGCCATCGACGGCGGCATTACCTTCATGGATAACTGCTGGGACTACAACGACGGCATCAGCGAGGTCCGCATGGGACAGGCCCTGCGCGACGGCTACCGCTCCAAGGTCTTCCTCATGACCAAGATGGATGGCCGCACGAAGAGCGAGTACAACAAGCAGCTCGAACAATCGATGGGCCGACTTCAGACCGACGTCATTGACCTCGTACAGTTTCACGAGATCATCCGTATGGAAGACCCTGACCGCGTCTTCGCGTCAGGCGGCGCGCTCGAAGCCGCGATGGCCGCCAAGCAGGCCGGGAAGATCCGCTACATCGGCTTCACCGGCCACAAGGATCCCGCCGTCCACCTGCGCATGTTCGAGACCGCTCAGAAGCACGGCTTCAAGTTCGATACCGTGCAGATGCCCGTCAATGTCATGGACGCGCACTTCCGTTCGTTCACCCACGAGGTGATGCCGGTCGCGCTCAAGCAGGGAACCGGTGTTCTCGCGATGAAGACCTTCGGCGACAAGATCCTGCTGCAGAGCAATACCTTCCAGCCGATGGAAGCGCTGCATTACGGCCTATCGCAGCCCGTCTCGGTCGTGATCACCGGCATAGATCGCATGGAGATTCTGGAACAGGCGCTCACAGCCGCGAAGACCTTCAAGCCCATGTCGCAGACCGAGATGGCAAGCCTTCTTGTACGCACCAAGGACGCAGCCAGCGAAGGCAAGTACGAACTCTTCAAGACGACGCCGCACTTCGACGGGACGGCTGCAAATCCCAAGTGGCTCGGGTAA
- a CDS encoding tagaturonate epimerase family protein gives MSDALQLPKFSVGVGDRFAHQAKAQLAACILAQDAGVEVVPVWNKSNREHTIIGSEPKDTRIAADEAVKELGWTKPYFLDADHINLKTVERFMEPCDFFTLDVADKIGEAADVEEVTAFVHRHRELVGEVIIPGIDEPFKTDMEFVRCVANKFLAAVQDAGRIYRHLLEFKGAGRFVPEVSMDETDYPQTPVELLIILAAIADEKIPIQTIAPKFTGRFNKGVDYVGDVAQFTKEFEEDLAAIAYAIKQYGLPANLKLSVHSGSDKFSIYKAIHDGVKKFGAGVHLKTAGTTWLEELIGLAEAGGSGLEIAKEVYSEAFAHADELCAPYASVINIDSAALPKPDEVNGWTSEQFTSALRHDQSNKAYNQSFRQLLHVGFKVAAKMGDRYLTALEQNEESVARNVTTNLFERHIKPVFLGL, from the coding sequence ATGAGTGACGCATTGCAGCTTCCCAAGTTTTCGGTCGGCGTCGGCGACCGGTTTGCGCACCAGGCGAAGGCGCAGTTGGCCGCCTGCATTTTGGCGCAGGATGCAGGAGTCGAGGTGGTGCCGGTGTGGAACAAGTCCAACCGGGAGCACACGATCATCGGCTCGGAGCCAAAGGACACCAGAATTGCGGCGGACGAGGCGGTGAAGGAGCTTGGCTGGACCAAACCGTACTTCCTCGACGCCGACCACATCAACCTGAAGACGGTCGAGCGCTTCATGGAGCCGTGCGACTTCTTCACGCTGGATGTCGCGGACAAGATCGGCGAAGCGGCCGATGTGGAGGAGGTGACGGCGTTCGTCCACCGGCATCGCGAGCTTGTGGGCGAGGTCATCATTCCGGGGATCGACGAGCCGTTCAAGACGGATATGGAGTTCGTCCGGTGCGTCGCGAACAAGTTTCTGGCGGCGGTGCAGGATGCGGGCAGGATCTACCGGCATCTGCTGGAGTTCAAGGGCGCGGGCCGGTTCGTGCCTGAGGTTTCGATGGATGAGACCGACTACCCGCAGACTCCCGTGGAGCTTCTGATTATCCTCGCGGCGATCGCGGACGAAAAGATTCCGATCCAGACGATCGCGCCGAAGTTTACCGGCCGCTTCAACAAGGGCGTCGACTATGTAGGGGATGTGGCGCAATTCACCAAGGAGTTCGAAGAGGACCTGGCGGCGATTGCGTATGCGATCAAGCAGTACGGCCTGCCGGCGAACCTCAAGCTCAGTGTCCATTCGGGCTCGGATAAGTTCTCCATCTATAAGGCGATTCACGATGGCGTGAAGAAGTTCGGAGCGGGCGTTCACCTGAAGACAGCGGGAACGACCTGGCTCGAGGAGTTGATTGGACTGGCCGAAGCCGGCGGGTCCGGACTCGAGATCGCCAAAGAGGTGTACTCCGAGGCGTTCGCACATGCCGACGAGCTGTGCGCACCATATGCCAGCGTGATCAACATCGACTCGGCGGCGCTTCCCAAGCCTGACGAGGTGAACGGCTGGACGAGCGAGCAGTTCACGTCGGCGCTCCGCCACGATCAATCGAACAAGGCTTACAACCAGAGCTTCCGGCAGTTGCTGCACGTTGGCTTCAAGGTCGCGGCGAAGATGGGCGACCGGTATCTGACGGCGCTCGAACAGAACGAGGAGAGCGTCGCGCGCAATGTGACGACGAACCTCTTCGAGCGGCATATCAAGCCGGTGTTTCTCGGGCTGTAG